The DNA sequence ACCAAAACATGGTCATACCATTTTCATTGTTTTAGGGACATTCTCAAATGGAATCCGGTTTGGCTTGTGGAAAACAGATTTGCATAAATCTACTGATTCAAGCCTTGGTGAACAGATGATTTACGGAAATACCCAAGAAGCTAACAGAAATCACCGTGTAGTCAGGGGAATGCCATTACAAGGCTGGGGTGTCTCAATGTAAACTTGGGGTTAAATCCTGCACGCGACACTTGGATGATGTACATTTAAGTCATTAGTCTTCATAAAGCTTCTCGCCTATTCCCTTTCCGTGCACACCATTGGGGTTCATTTGATTGATGGCTCGTTGATGATAAACCCAACACAGCTTAAACACTCTCACAATGAATTTGCCCAACTGGAATGTGGGTTGCAAAGATGCCGAAGTAAATTACAGTACAATATTTAATATACTTCCTGTGAAGAAGTATCGGTGAAAACGTTTAAGGCAATACTAACAACAAACTGATGTTGGCAGTTGGCCCCTGAACTGCATCTTTAAACATGGTCTTGGGCTGCACTTGACTAAAAGGAATGGATGCATGTGGTGCATTCGCGTTGTTGTTATCGAAGAAATTACTAATAGATTCAATATCACAGCTCAATTTTGGTAATGTATCTGTAACAAAAAAATAACATCGAGAAGGGGTTGTACAGCATGTCGCTCATCGTACCCCAATAATCATCAGTCTGGACTTGCCTTCGTTCCCTGTGCTATTTGCGACCCTTACTGACGATCCGTGCTAATATTAACCGTTAATTATGCCCTTATTCACCTATTCTTTTGTACTAGGTGTATCAAAAATGTGCTTCAGAAGTGCTGCAAAACACAGGAGATTTGTTTTTAATTGCGTTCAGTCCAGAAGAACAATCTAACATTTAACACAATCTAATAATTTCATTGATACAATAAATGCAAGATGCGTCCTTAGAAGCTGCTGGAATCACAGTGCTTGGTTAGGAAAAAATATATTGGAGATTTTAACCACTCGTTTCAGTCAACTATACCTTATGCTGGTCTTCAATTTAGCAAAACGCCTCGGAAACTGAGGCCATGTCCATTTTATAAATGGTGCCTGTAACACCTTTCAAACCATGTATATATTTAGGCTTACAGGGACAAAACGACAATCATTCACATTTAATGGCCGAAAGCGATATATTCGTCCACATCCAATAACGTACACAACGAATTTGGTAGGGGACGGCCAAAGGGGCCGCCATGGAAATATTGTAATGGATTACGGAATAAGATCTTGCGTAAATATACCGCTAAGGGTCGAACTGTAATTTTATGATTAATGTCCACTGAGGTATCCAGCATTATGTGTACACGGTCAACGTAGAGTGCCTGAGTGAGGCGGGATAGTTACTGCATCATTCTTCAAATCTATTTGTCTTTAAATTCTAGCTTAATGGATGACACATTGCGACAGGGGGAGTCACAATCTTTCAATCCAGTATTAATTCTGGCAGTGCAACAATGAACCAAAGTTAGTGTGAGGTATTCTGAGTTTTCCCCCTTGGTGGTTGAGCACACACTTATAATAGAGAATTCCCGAAATAAAGCTTTCTAATCGCTGTTTGTAAAAAAAAGGATATTTATTCAAGTgtttacttttttttaaacatCAATGGTGACAATTTTACAGTTAATTAAAGAAATTTAAAAAGGTGTTTCGTGTTGAACTCCAAGATCGTGGGATGGGAACTAACTATCCAAAGCACTAAAAGTGATTGTCAGCATCGATGCCAGATTTTCTATGACTGATGGAAACATGGATTGTCAGATGAGGGTGAGTGGGAACTAAAACGATCTTTATTCACATTAACAACAGAACCAGTAACTCTATTAATATCCAGTGCCTTCCTGCCCACTCTCACTGCGGGGCGGTGCAAAAAAAAAGTGGCAGCTCCTGGTTTCCCAGCAGACAGCGCCTCTCCCAGAGTCCCCTGCGCCTGCCGGATGTGTCGCCATCTTTGGCTGCACCggtggcgcatgcgcagtgccGGCTTCCTCCTCCCTTCCCTGCTAATGAGGTcacttgggtgggggtggggggaaggagggaggaggaggagggttgagtgggaggttgggtgggggagcgAAGGGAtatgtcccccccaccccaccccttgctTTACTGCTCCTCCTGGGGTGTGGGGGCTGTGACAAAGTGGAGCGAGGTGAAAGTCCAGTAACTTTAATGCCAGAGCCGCTGTGATCATTCCCTGTTGCCTGAGCCGAGTGGAGTCCCCCGcaaacctcccaccccctcccctcctcaccagaCCGCAGTCTCATTCAGCTCCTGGCTCGGATGCGAGAGCGGCCCGCTGTAGCCGCTGTTGCTGGACATGGAGAAGGGCGGACTGGGTCCTCCGCTGAACACTTCGCCCGGGATCGGGTGCAGCGGGCCGGTCATACCTGGTTCAGGGCTCGGGGTGTCAGGGTGGGAAATCATGTCCGTATACCTTTGGTTTTCGCTGCCACCGATAGTGGGAGGGTGGTGACCGGGTAAGGGAGGTTCAAGTACTCCGAGTGAGGTTACCCCAGGTCCTGAGGACTGCATGTAGCCGGAATCCGCCGGCGAATGTGCTTGCGAGGACGGCGGGCCGTGCGGGAAAAAGTCATAATTTGCAGCCGGCCCGTAATAGTCTCCCTGATAATCTGCATGGGATTAAAAAGAGAAACGCGTTCACCTTTGCAGTTAGATTCCAGTTTAATTCAGTCACAGTAATCGTTTTTGTGGGTACTTCAAAGAAAGGCACCATTTCATCTTGCATTCCAGGAAAACATCTTCccaactccactcccccccccccccccccaccgccaccacccATTCGTTACCATTTAGCTCAAAACATGTGTTGAAAAAATACATTTAATTTAAAACATTGCCAGAAGTGATATTAAAATTGCCTGAATCTGGTCTCCAGTGAAGACTTGTTGCTTCCCATCCACCAGAATCACAAGTAACTGTCATCAGCGGCACACTCCGGGAGGAGGGGAGAGCTATTGCAAAACGCAACTCAGAAGTATGACGCTGACAAGTTTGGGAACTTTGCTCCAGACTTTAATTTCTCCTTTTTTGGCCTACGTATAAAATGCAGGACCAACCGCGTGAACTCCCAAGGTGTACAACCAATTCGTACACGACATGCTTTCGCATCCATTGTTAAAAGGCAAGATTTCTACCTTGGGGATTTTAGAATCAGATGTGGACATGATTAGAATgtcactcctccctccctctccaggccCGATTATCGCACAGAGCAAATACGATTTGTAATTTACTATCGTTTGATAATGAATATGAGTGACCGAATCGGTAACATGAATCCATTCACTTCTCGGTTACAAACTAAAGTTTTTGTTTCAATGTTCGGACGGCTGGTTAATAAAATCACTGAAGTGCATAACGCTAGCTGTATCTGGATGCATAGTTTTAGAAGGATCTATTATTCTGAGTGGTAAACGTCAAATGGCGGGAACTCGAAATCCAGCAGCCCATTGACTACTTCCTGGTCCTGTGACTGACTACATCAACCTGGCAACAAAAGCTACATTGGTTAAGCGAAATATTGGTTTGAGTGAAATCTGATGTTACTATCTATATACCTACACAATCTAATCTTTGTGTATGAAGTGTAAAGTATGACACCATAGATTCCAAATGTATATAAATGTACAATAAACGCAACCTGCAGAATTGATTTTTGAAACCTGTTGACACTAAACCTTCGTTGATCTTCCAGCCGCAATTTTTGAGATTAAGTGACAGCCAATTTACAATCCCAATTTAATAGATAAATAGTGCCTACTTCTGGTAAATTTTATTTTGTAAGAGTGTCAATAATTTTCTTGATGTTTAAATGTGATTAAAAGCCATTCCTTATCTGTGAGTTCTATCGGGTGTTGGCTATTTTGGGTGGCAATAGGCAATACGTGACACCTTTTTATCTAAGGGATTCTTAACACTGATTCAATTCAGCAAGGGGTGGTGAATTATAATGTATGATTCAGTATACCGGTATCACATTAGGATTTATATGTTAAACCATAAAGCACTGGAAACTAATACCGCGACTACAGTCAAAATGTGTCTCAAATTCCTACTGTACTTTACAGGGATGGGTGCATTTGGGAATCTCTTCTAGTGGGGGCGCAGGGTATAAATTTAGGATATTATATTTTATTCGCTCGGGGTGAGATATGTTAATTTTGTGAAGGTACCGTTTTAAATGGAGAAGCAGAAGGTTGCAGCAAACGGTAAAACGCAGAGTCGTGGCGTTCTGCGAGTGACCCTCCATATGCTCCAAGAGTTCGAGGTAATTGGAACAAATCCTGGGTGAATATCCGACAAAAGACTGCAGCTGTAGCTTTGTTCGCCGAAACACAAGAGAAAGTGCCCGCTGAATGGGCTAGACTTCTCTTCAAAAAGACAGCTTCATCACAATGCATTGCTTTATCGGGCGCAACTTGGCCAGCGCCGGAGCGGAATCTCTTACAGGGGGGGATTAAAGAGCTCAACAGGCTGCGATCATTCACTCAATAATACCCGTGCAGATGCCACAAAACGAGTGAGAAAGTCATAGCAACCGAGCACCTTACACCACTCGCATCGTACGAACGTAACGAAACATAAAACTGGGCGGTTTAGCAAATGGATTCGCGGCCTCAATCTGGACGGTTCGCGAATAAATAAACAATGTTCGCTTCTGCTTCAAGATTCGAGTGAAACATCTCCATAATAGCGAGGGGTGCAAAGAAAATGTGTCTGCGGGGAATGGGGGCACAAACAAATGATAGTGACAAACGCATATCCGAACTCTCACTTCCCGAAATCTTGTATCTGGCTTTAATTTTAAAGCTGAAAAAATAAACGATGGTATTTTCTAACAAATGGGGGCTCAGACTCTGTTAGCCTTGCGGTTGGACACGGGATAAGATCCCGAGAGAGGATACCCTGTGCTCAGCAAATGTGAATCACCCGATAAAGCAGTGGATGGGATTCTGTGGAAACGCAGGAGCTTCCCTCTCCAGGACAAAAGGGCCCTGTCCAAGCAGTTTCTTGCCTAACCTTCCGATTTGGAAAGATGGTCGGAGTAGAttgtggtggggagtgagggagtagggggaggggggggggggcacatattCAAAAAAACACTAGATTATATCACTGGCAAAATAAAGCGCCCCGTCCGGGCGCTGCCTGTGTTAACAGTAGACAAACTCTTTTATTTATTTGGAAGTTGAATGTTGTGAAAGTACCTCCGTAGTAATTGTAGGGAGCAGAGCCCATCATTTCCGATTCGTCCAGGCGCCCTCCCAAAGGACGCATGCGCCTGGGACTTCGGAAGAAAGCGTGTCGCCTTGCACCCAGAGCACTCAACTGTTTCATCCGCCTCTCCTTAGATCTTCGGTTCTGAAACCAGAcctgccaaaaacaatggccccttCTTCAATGGCAACACAGCAAATGCCGTTTAATAACCACCTACCCATGTCAACAATGATGGAGCCCAGCTCACGCAAACCACTGTCTTCCTGTCTCTCTTGGATTAAACCAATACCTTCCCATTGTGTGCAGAAAATGAACGCAGTCGTGTCACATTTAACTGGGATTATAGCCcaaatcctttttttttaaagttcaatttTGTTTAGAGGTTAGATGACAGAAATTTTCCAACAATTCTGGAGGAAATCGATGGCGTCAAGgaggatctttttttaaaaaaaacttttaagtgTAAACGCTCTGAATAAACACAAAAAGCATCAGATTGATTCTGAGTGCGCTGAGAATTGTCCGGGCATTGGACACAGTGGCCTTGTGTTCATCTAGTGCCCGCACTCTCTCAGTGGTGCACGGGCATCACTCAACTAGACATTTAAAGTTTCCTGTGATTTCTTGAAAGATATCCTGGGACAAAATTTAACGCAAATACTTCGTGGGTCTAAATGTTCTTCCTCTAAACCAAACATTTTCAACAAAGTATATATGATCCAAAATATTTGCTCTGCTTAAATATCTAAAGCCTCCCCCATAAATAATACCCATTGTTCAGATACAATGGTCAGGGTGGATAAAGGAACGGTGTTGTGGTACCTGGATAACCCGCATGTTGAGGCCTGTTTCCTGAGCAAGTTGCTCCCTTATGTGCCGGGTAGGCTTCGGCGTGGCGGCGAAAGCGGCTTTTAATGTTTCTAACTGCTTTGCTTTGATGGTGGTTCGGGGTCCTCTCCGCTTGGTACCCATACTCTGCTCCTCGTTCTCGTTATTCTGCGTCTCTTTGTCTGACGAGGTGGAATTGTCCGTTTCCTTTGTGTCATCCAGATTCTGATCTTGGATATCGGGCGATAAACTCC is a window from the Scyliorhinus torazame isolate Kashiwa2021f chromosome 1, sScyTor2.1, whole genome shotgun sequence genome containing:
- the lhx5 gene encoding LIM/homeobox protein Lhx5 isoform X2, coding for MVHCAGCERPILDRFLLNVLDRAWHIKCVQCCECKCNLTEKCFSREGKLYCKNDFFRRFGTKCAGCCQGISPSDLVRKARNKVFHLNCFTCMVCNKQLSTGEELYIIDENKFVCKEDYLNTNSLKDTNLNSDRSLSPDIQDQNLDDTKETDNSTSSDKETQNNENEEQSMGTKRRGPRTTIKAKQLETLKAAFAATPKPTRHIREQLAQETGLNMRVIQVWFQNRRSKERRMKQLSALGARRHAFFRSPRRMRPLGGRLDESEMMGSAPYNYYGDYQGDYYGPAANYDFFPHGPPSSQAHSPADSGYMQSSGPGVTSLGVLEPPLPGHHPPTIGGSENQRYTDMISHPDTPSPEPGMTGPLHPIPGEVFSGGPSPPFSMSSNSGYSGPLSHPSQELNETAVW
- the lhx5 gene encoding LIM/homeobox protein Lhx5 isoform X3 gives rise to the protein MKVVYERKSIITAYLQIRRFGTKCAGCCQGISPSDLVRKARNKVFHLNCFTCMVCNKQLSTGEELYIIDENKFVCKEDYLNTNSLKDTNLNSVSSCTDRSLSPDIQDQNLDDTKETDNSTSSDKETQNNENEEQSMGTKRRGPRTTIKAKQLETLKAAFAATPKPTRHIREQLAQETGLNMRVIQVWFQNRRSKERRMKQLSALGARRHAFFRSPRRMRPLGGRLDESEMMGSAPYNYYGDYQGDYYGPAANYDFFPHGPPSSQAHSPADSGYMQSSGPGVTSLGVLEPPLPGHHPPTIGGSENQRYTDMISHPDTPSPEPGMTGPLHPIPGEVFSGGPSPPFSMSSNSGYSGPLSHPSQELNETAVW
- the lhx5 gene encoding LIM/homeobox protein Lhx5 isoform X1 — translated: MVHCAGCERPILDRFLLNVLDRAWHIKCVQCCECKCNLTEKCFSREGKLYCKNDFFRRFGTKCAGCCQGISPSDLVRKARNKVFHLNCFTCMVCNKQLSTGEELYIIDENKFVCKEDYLNTNSLKDTNLNSVSSCTDRSLSPDIQDQNLDDTKETDNSTSSDKETQNNENEEQSMGTKRRGPRTTIKAKQLETLKAAFAATPKPTRHIREQLAQETGLNMRVIQVWFQNRRSKERRMKQLSALGARRHAFFRSPRRMRPLGGRLDESEMMGSAPYNYYGDYQGDYYGPAANYDFFPHGPPSSQAHSPADSGYMQSSGPGVTSLGVLEPPLPGHHPPTIGGSENQRYTDMISHPDTPSPEPGMTGPLHPIPGEVFSGGPSPPFSMSSNSGYSGPLSHPSQELNETAVW